In Nostoc sp. GT001, a genomic segment contains:
- a CDS encoding AGE family epimerase/isomerase → MEKDFQANAELYKNALLNDVLPFWEKYSLDWQQGGYFTCLDREGKIYDTDKFIWLQNRQVWTFSMLYNQLEKRENWLKIASNGANFLAQHGRDSDGNWYFALTREGKPLVHPYNIFSDCFAAMAFSQYALAGGEEWAKDVAMQAYNNVLRRKDNPKGKYNKTYPGTRPMKSLAVPMILANLTLEMEWLLPKETLENVLAETVHEVMTDFLDXERGLMYENVAPDGSHIDSFEGRLINPGHGIEAMWFIMDIARRQNDTKTINQAVDVVLNILNFAWDSEYGGLYYFMDADAHPPQQLEWDQKLWWVHLESLVALTMGYRLTGREVCWEWYQKMHDYAWSHFADSEYGEWFGYLNRRGEILLNLKGGKWKGCFHVPRALYLCWQQFEALQNLGR, encoded by the coding sequence ATGGAGAAGGACTTTCAAGCGAACGCTGAACTTTACAAAAACGCCCTCCTCAACGACGTACTCCCCTTTTGGGAAAAATATTCTCTTGATTGGCAGCAAGGCGGCTATTTCACCTGCCTCGATCGCGAAGGCAAAATTTATGATACAGACAAATTCATTTGGCTGCAAAACCGCCAAGTGTGGACTTTTTCGATGCTTTACAACCAGCTAGAAAAGCGGGAAAATTGGCTAAAAATTGCCAGCAATGGCGCTAATTTTCTCGCCCAACATGGCAGAGATAGCGATGGTAACTGGTACTTTGCTCTCACCCGTGAAGGGAAACCATTAGTTCACCCTTACAACATCTTTTCTGATTGCTTTGCAGCGATGGCATTTAGTCAATATGCACTCGCTGGCGGCGAAGAATGGGCAAAGGATGTAGCGATGCAAGCTTATAACAACGTATTACGCCGCAAAGATAACCCCAAGGGCAAATATAATAAAACCTATCCCGGCACACGCCCGATGAAATCATTGGCTGTACCGATGATTTTAGCCAACCTGACTCTAGAAATGGAATGGTTGCTACCAAAAGAAACACTAGAGAATGTCCTGGCTGAGACAGTCCACGAAGTGATGACCGATTTTCTCGACNNNGAACGGGGACTAATGTACGAAAACGTTGCCCCTGACGGTTCCCACATCGATAGTTTTGAGGGAAGGCTGATTAATCCAGGTCACGGTATCGAAGCGATGTGGTTTATTATGGACATTGCACGTCGCCAAAACGACACCAAAACTATTAACCAAGCGGTTGATGTGGTGCTAAATATCCTAAATTTTGCTTGGGATAGCGAGTACGGCGGATTGTATTACTTTATGGATGCAGATGCTCATCCCCCACAACAACTGGAATGGGATCAAAAATTGTGGTGGGTTCACCTAGAGTCATTGGTTGCATTAACGATGGGTTATCGGTTGACAGGGCGTGAGGTGTGTTGGGAATGGTATCAAAAGATGCACGATTACGCCTGGTCACACTTTGCTGATTCCGAGTATGGTGAATGGTTTGGCTATCTGAATCGGCGTGGAGAAATCTTATTGAACCTCAAAGGCGGCAAATGGAAAGGATGTTTTCACGTACCGCGTGCATTGTACCTTTGTTGGCAACAATTTGAAGCATTGCAAAACCTGGGGCGGTAA
- a CDS encoding ATP-binding protein has protein sequence MDNLAIPMASTSLYTKVQFLQRQAASLLLYQSVLQGEVGMAFLELLQAIRYTDADARGCLQAYGSYFHALAARNQNWEDYLITQLLLCENPFTRLAGVREFEDLPSALVTAVQHDLQILQSLYECSSASLSEWVQDVAYMPISPVVWYKEQELLGVETKFTTYLQELDNWGDAVEELAAYYRQCGSGLFAEYRALRWQSGQFIGIRYSDQIKLSALVGYESQKDALLKNTEFLLSGEMALHVLLYGSRGSGKSSLVKSLLNEYSYRSLRLLEVAKSDLKDLPEIVEHLRGVSQKFIIFVDDLSFEEDDDAFKALKVVLEGNLTARPQNVVVYATSNRRHLIREFFVDRPTPKDNEEIHAWDTMQEKLSFSDRFGLTLTFEPANQKTYLKIVQHLVAQAEINITQEDLEFQALQWATRHNGRSGRTARQFVDFLKADLTLSHANKNISNT, from the coding sequence ATGGATAATTTAGCGATACCAATGGCAAGTACCTCCTTATATACAAAGGTTCAATTTCTCCAGCGCCAAGCAGCCTCACTTTTACTGTACCAGTCTGTTCTGCAAGGCGAAGTGGGGATGGCATTTCTGGAACTGTTGCAAGCTATACGTTACACTGATGCCGATGCACGAGGCTGTCTCCAAGCCTACGGTAGTTACTTCCATGCTTTGGCTGCTAGAAATCAAAACTGGGAAGACTATTTAATTACTCAACTTCTTTTGTGTGAGAATCCCTTTACAAGGCTGGCGGGAGTGCGAGAATTTGAAGATTTGCCCTCAGCTTTAGTGACAGCAGTTCAGCATGATTTACAAATATTGCAAAGTCTCTATGAATGTAGCAGCGCTTCTTTGAGCGAGTGGGTACAAGACGTAGCTTATATGCCGATTTCACCAGTAGTGTGGTATAAAGAGCAAGAATTGCTAGGAGTAGAGACAAAATTCACTACATATCTACAAGAGTTAGATAATTGGGGTGATGCTGTAGAAGAGTTAGCAGCTTATTATCGGCAATGTGGCTCTGGTTTATTTGCAGAATATCGCGCTTTGCGATGGCAATCTGGGCAGTTTATCGGTATCCGGTATTCTGACCAAATTAAGCTGAGTGCCCTTGTCGGTTACGAATCTCAAAAAGATGCTTTGCTGAAAAATACAGAGTTTTTATTATCAGGAGAGATGGCACTGCATGTATTACTTTACGGTAGTCGCGGTTCTGGCAAATCTTCTTTAGTGAAATCTTTGTTGAATGAATATAGCTATCGCAGCCTCCGCTTATTGGAAGTTGCAAAATCTGATTTAAAAGACTTACCAGAAATCGTGGAACATTTACGAGGTGTGTCACAAAAATTTATTATCTTTGTCGATGACCTTTCATTTGAAGAAGATGATGATGCCTTTAAAGCTCTCAAGGTAGTTTTAGAAGGTAATTTAACTGCGCGNCCTCAAAATGTAGTTGTGTATGCTACTTCCAATCGCCGCCACTTGATTCGGGAGTTTTTTGTGGATAGACCGACTCCCAAGGATAACGAGGAAATCCATGCCTGGGATACGATGCAGGAGAAGCTTTCGTTTAGCGATCGCTTTGGTTTAACCTTAACTTTTGAACCAGCCAATCAGAAAACTTATTTAAAAATTGTACAACATCTAGTGGCACAAGCTGAAATTAATATTACCCAAGAAGATTTAGAATTTCAAGCATTACAATGGGCAACTCGTCATAATGGTCGTTCTGGACGTACAGCACGGCAGTTTGTTGATTTTTTAAAAGCAGATTTAACACTTTCTCATGCAAATAAAAACATATCCAACACTTAA
- a CDS encoding YciI family protein has product MPKYVLWGTYCEDVIEKRAPYRQAHLDGLAKQKESGVLITIGPTKDVTKVFGIYEAEDEATVRQLIENDPYWKNGIWTEYSVKEWIQAL; this is encoded by the coding sequence ATGCCTAAATATGTACTCTGGGGAACTTACTGCGAAGACGTTATCGAAAAACGCGCCCCCTATCGTCAAGCTCATTTAGACGGATTAGCAAAACAGAAAGAATCCGGTGTGCTGATTACCATCGGCCCCACCAAAGATGTTACAAAAGTTTTTGGGATTTACGAAGCCGAAGACGAAGCCACTGTGCGCCAGTTAATTGAAAACGATCCTTACTGGAAAAATGGCATCTGGACTGAATATTCTGTCAAAGAATGGATTCAGGCTTTATAA
- a CDS encoding tellurite resistance TerB C-terminal domain-containing protein — MQSVTISNRFILVIVAFSVSFGLSLVPSWDFNKAFLTGVITAVTIHTTALFIDKRRRNYEMFVLGSLRKRIKDMEELKARVVREINQIEEHHNLLYAESQQLQNQVIESRSQRDSLHRELRTFAGQKKQLETEVSSLQTEINNLQNNQNELNNAFSILTAEKRRLESNCNVSRAEITQLQSQISELQHEKQEVESNLTLLGRLKPQLEEKLYELRITIQELEVETTQNNQLLVATKTERENIQAILNYSQTQLAEYKAELQQLQGQVSLLQEERDSLQNQVWELLQQVETLNPEPLSDNSQEDEIELFPFSEIIESSNVIENSEVETSVNIPEEWTNFLGNLPAHELQVLKAIVEQDNPNSAIKKIAEANITMPNLLIDSINERANDTIGELIINFDSESPKVYPEHITDVKKMIAMYEDLMTRHTSSN; from the coding sequence ATGCAATCAGTAACGATCAGCAATCGATTTATACTAGTGATAGTTGCCTTTAGTGTGAGTTTTGGTCTTAGCCTTGTCCCAAGCTGGGATTTTAATAAAGCCTTTCTCACAGGTGTAATTACTGCCGTTACTATCCATACAACAGCATTATTCATAGACAAGCGGCGCAGAAATTATGAAATGTTTGTTTTAGGTTCTCTGCGCAAGCGAATTAAAGATATGGAGGAATTAAAGGCTCGTGTTGTCAGAGAAATCAATCAAATTGAAGAACATCATAATTTACTATATGCTGAATCACAACAGTTGCAAAATCAAGTCATAGAAAGCCGTAGCCAAAGAGATAGTTTACATCGAGAATTAAGAACATTTGCCGGACAAAAGAAGCAATTAGAAACAGAAGTTAGTAGCCTGCAAACTGAAATTAATAATTTGCAGAACAATCAAAATGAATTGAACAATGCTTTTTCTATCCTCACAGCAGAGAAGCGCCGTTTAGAGTCAAATTGTAATGTATCTCGTGCTGAAATCACCCAATTGCAAAGCCAAATTTCCGAGCTACAACACGAGAAACAAGAAGTTGAAAGTAATTTAACTCTTTTAGGCAGACTCAAACCCCAATTAGAAGAAAAATTATACGAACTGCGAATTACAATTCAAGAGCTAGAAGTTGAGACAACCCAAAACAATCAATTGCTTGTTGCAACGAAAACCGAAAGAGAAAATATCCAAGCTATTCTTAATTATTCACAAACTCAACTAGCAGAATACAAAGCCGAATTGCAGCAACTACAAGGACAAGTTTCATTATTGCAAGAAGAACGAGACTCATTACAAAATCAAGTATGGGAATTACTACAACAAGTAGAAACCTTGAATCCAGAGCCTTTATCTGATAATTCCCAAGAAGATGAGATTGAATTGTTCCCATTTTCGGAAATAATTGAATCTTCAAATGTAATTGAAAATTCGGAAGTTGAGACATCGGTAAATATCCCCGAAGAATGGACTAATTTTCTCGGAAATCTTCCAGCACATGAGTTACAAGTATTAAAAGCTATAGTTGAACAAGATAATCCTAATAGTGCTATTAAAAAAATTGCCGAAGCAAATATTACTATGCCAAATTTATTAATCGATTCTATAAATGAACGTGCAAATGATACTATTGGGGAATTAATAATTAATTTTGATTCTGAAAGTCCAAAAGTTTACCCTGAGCATATAACAGATGTCAAAAAAATGATTGCGATGTATGAAGACCTCATGACCAGACATACTTCGTCAAATTAA
- a CDS encoding TMEM14 family protein, whose amino-acid sequence MNLGIVAAFAYGILAIVGGVIGYIQATSRVSLISGSISGLLLILAAYFQLQGQTWGAILAVLVTAVLVVFFAFRLAKTRKFMPAGLMTILGMLALAVMVNQFVALR is encoded by the coding sequence ATGAATTTAGGTATAGTTGCTGCTTTTGCCTACGGCATATTAGCGATTGTTGGTGGCGTTATTGGCTATATTCAAGCTACAAGTAGAGTTTCACTCATAAGTGGTAGCATTAGCGGTTTATTACTAATACTTGCCGCTTACTTTCAACTCCAAGGACAAACCTGGGGTGCGATTTTAGCAGTGTTAGTTACTGCTGTTTTAGTAGTTTTCTTTGCATTTCGACTGGCAAAAACACGCAAGTTTATGCCTGCGGGATTAATGACAATTTTGGGTATGCTGGCATTGGCGGTGATGGTGAATCAATTTGTGGCTTTAAGGTAG
- a CDS encoding cupin domain-containing protein: MRKLSLILPLAILAFGSVVVKSQEISSPNTYTQSVTREVLASGYPTQDQKQILELVRYTIAPRAKLPTHTHPGMQIERVEAGSLTYTVVEGEAKVTKANGTELILQKGKTIQLTVGDSLVESAGMVHYAENQTNKPIILLSASLFNANQPKAILTNTENR; the protein is encoded by the coding sequence ATGAGAAAACTGTCTCTGATTCTTCCCTTAGCTATCCTAGCTTTTGGCAGTGTAGTTGTTAAGAGCCAAGAAATCTCCTCACCCAATACTTACACTCAATCTGTTACCCGTGAAGTTTTAGCGAGTGGTTATCCTACTCAAGATCAAAAACAGATTCTTGAGCTTGTACGCTATACCATCGCACCAAGAGCAAAACTCCCTACTCATACTCATCCGGGAATGCAGATTGAACGAGTAGAGGCGGGAAGTTTAACTTATACTGTTGTGGAAGGAGAAGCTAAAGTAACGAAAGCTAACGGCACAGAATTGATTCTTCAAAAAGGGAAAACTATACAGCTTACAGTGGGAGATTCTTTAGTTGAATCTGCCGGAATGGTTCATTATGCAGAAAACCAAACAAACAAGCCGATTATTTTGTTGTCTGCTTCTCTATTTAATGCTAATCAACCAAAAGCTATTTTAACCAATACTGAAAACAGATGA
- a CDS encoding aspartoacylase produces MSQIERVAIVGGNHGNELTGVHLVKKFQQYPNLINRASFETLALLGNLKAIEEGKRYIEKDLNRCFTNQGLQNPQLSSYEDTRAKAIQQILQPQNQPFVDVIVDLHSTTANMGLTLIFCDMHPLLLRLGAYLSSINPLVKVCINQESKENGFLRSLCELGFVIEVGAVAQNVLNAELFQETEQLIYAVLDYFERCNQGNIPQTSNHLTLYKYIGTVDYPRSDAYGGLRLRGEIQAMIHPQLQFRDYEPLHPGDPMFLTFEGKDIFYEGASTVYPIFINEAAYYEKGIAMYLSQKQEEIV; encoded by the coding sequence ATGAGTCAGATTGAACGAGTTGCGATCGTTGGAGGAAACCACGGTAATGAGTTAACAGGAGTACATTTAGTCAAAAAGTTTCAGCAATATCCTAATTTAATTAACAGGGCAAGTTTTGAAACTCTGGCATTACTTGGCAATCTCAAAGCTATTGAAGAAGGCAAACGATACATTGAAAAAGATTTAAATCGTTGTTTCACTAATCAAGGTTTACAAAATCCCCAACTCTCAAGTTATGAAGATACGCGGGCAAAAGCAATTCAACAGATATTGCAACCGCAAAATCAGCCCTTTGTAGATGTAATTGTTGATTTGCACAGCACAACTGCCAATATGGGGTTAACTTTGATTTTTTGTGATATGCATCCTTTATTACTTCGATTAGGTGCTTATTTAAGTTCTATCAATCCTTTAGTAAAAGTCTGTATTAATCAGGAATCCAAAGAAAATGGTTTTCTCCGTTCTTTGTGTGAATTGGGTTTTGTTATAGAAGTTGGGGCTGTAGCTCAAAATGTTTTAAACGCCGAATTATTTCAAGAAACAGAACAGCTTATTTATGCAGTTTTAGATTATTTTGAAAGGTGCAATCAAGGGAATATTCCGCAGACAAGCAACCACCTTACACTTTATAAATACATTGGAACTGTCGATTATCCTAGAAGCGATGCCTACGGTGGGCTGCGCCTACGCGGGGAAATTCAAGCCATGATTCACCCCCAGCTTCAGTTTAGGGATTATGAACCTTTGCATCCAGGCGATCCAATGTTTCTGACTTTTGAAGGAAAAGATATTTTCTATGAAGGAGCGTCTACTGTTTATCCTATTTTTATTAATGAAGCAGCTTACTACGAGAAAGGAATTGCGATGTATTTAAGTCAAAAGCAGGAAGAAATAGTTTAA
- a CDS encoding Uma2 family endonuclease, with protein MNAVTPKRFTIAEYHQLIELGFLTESDRIELIRGELIQMTAKGTPHTVCSSILCRQLDRLLGDRAVIRGQDPITLSNQSEPEPDVVIARGRDEDYLAHHPYPEDILLVIEISDKTLDYDQTTKLSLYAEAGISDYWIVNLPDSQLERHSQPYQNAQNKFSYLSKQISLSNQSVAIPGFEDALLDFNRLFVEGTNE; from the coding sequence ATGAATGCTGTGACACCTAAGCGATTTACGATCGCAGAATACCATCAATTGATTGAACTCGGATTTCTCACAGAGAGCGATCGTATTGAATTGATTCGAGGGGAACTGATTCAAATGACAGCAAAGGGAACGCCTCATACAGTTTGTAGTTCTATCCTATGCCGTCAATTGGATCGGCTTCTAGGCGATCGAGCAGTCATCCGCGGACAAGATCCCATAACCCTTTCTAATCAGAGTGAGCCTGAGCCGGATGTTGTCATTGCACGAGGGAGAGATGAAGATTATCTCGCTCATCATCCTTATCCCGAAGATATTTTGTTAGTAATTGAAATTTCGGATAAAACCCTAGATTATGACCAAACAACCAAGCTGTCTTTGTATGCAGAAGCCGGAATTTCTGATTACTGGATTGTGAATTTGCCAGATAGTCAACTTGAGCGTCATAGCCAACCGTATCAAAATGCTCAAAATAAGTTTAGCTATCTCAGCAAACAGATTTCTCTATCTAACCAGTCAGTGGCGATTCCTGGATTTGAAGATGCATTATTAGACTTTAATCGGTTGTTTGTAGAGGGTACTAATGAATGA
- a CDS encoding CopG family transcriptional regulator, producing MLKVTITLEEDILQFVDQYAQGNRSAYINTLLAEHRRRILAAEMITALKQDVEDAEYQAEIAAWDGVAGDGINARE from the coding sequence ATGCTCAAAGTCACAATTACCTTAGAAGAAGACATTCTGCAATTTGTAGATCAGTATGCACAGGGGAACCGTAGTGCATACATCAATACACTGCTAGCAGAACACCGCCGCCGAATTTTAGCAGCAGAAATGATTACAGCGCTAAAGCAGGATGTTGAAGATGCAGAGTATCAAGCTGAAATTGCTGCTTGGGACGGCGTTGCAGGAGATGGCATAAATGCCAGGGAGTAA
- a CDS encoding serine/threonine-protein kinase → MTEEGYFELDLPNSRGFALVQSYIPAQSLEAQLKAGRSFSEEEVKELAKAILEILKYLHGRQPPVIHRDIKPSNILLTNRSGNSVGEVYLVDFGSVQTIARTSSTMTVVGSYGYMPPEQFNGRATYASDLYSLGATLIYLVTGQHPGDLPQTDLQIEFEQAANISFGFSGWLRRMTEPIMSKRLASTEDAMRILEDNQSQLRGTAINSIPKKPHGSKILLNKNANFIDIIIPGAGLLSIQTLTFIILYFFILFIMSIPLLSGDWSSLLRGILFISPVAFILICICVFGRKRLYINRQQIYLIYKIFQLEGHNPLPSSRQEILRLDINKSEYNRYRLTIWAGIKKYVISSNELDIFTVTLLELDWLAHELSDWLGLPITKK, encoded by the coding sequence GTGACAGAAGAGGGCTACTTTGAGCTAGATTTACCTAACAGCAGAGGATTTGCACTCGTACAAAGTTATATCCCAGCCCAATCTCTAGAAGCGCAACTCAAAGCAGGGCGTAGTTTTAGTGAAGAAGAAGTCAAAGAACTAGCAAAAGCAATTCTAGAAATTCTCAAATATCTGCATGGTCGTCAACCGCCCGTAATTCATCGTGACATCAAACCAAGTAATATTTTATTAACAAATCGCTCTGGTAATAGTGTGGGTGAAGTCTACTTAGTAGATTTTGGTTCAGTGCAAACCATCGCCAGAACAAGCAGCACTATGACAGTTGTGGGAAGTTACGGCTATATGCCACCAGAACAATTTAATGGTAGAGCTACCTATGCTTCTGACCTTTACAGTTTAGGAGCAACTTTAATTTATTTAGTAACAGGTCAGCATCCAGGCGATTTACCACAAACAGACCTACAAATTGAATTTGAACAAGCTGCTAATATTAGTTTTGGTTTTAGCGGTTGGTTAAGGCGGATGACAGAACCTATTATGAGTAAACGCTTGGCTTCCACTGAAGATGCTATGCGAATCTTGGAGGATAATCAGAGTCAGCTTAGGGGCACGGCAATTAATTCAATTCCTAAAAAACCTCATGGTAGTAAAATTTTGTTGAATAAGAATGCTAATTTTATAGATATTATCATTCCAGGGGCAGGATTATTATCTATTCAAACACTTACATTTATAATTCTCTACTTTTTTATACTTTTTATAATGAGTATTCCGCTGTTAAGTGGTGATTGGAGTAGTTTATTAAGAGGTATTTTATTCATTTCCCCTGTAGCTTTTATTCTGATTTGTATATGTGTATTTGGGCGAAAGCGACTTTACATAAATAGACAGCAGATTTATTTGATTTATAAAATATTTCAGCTTGAAGGTCACAATCCGCTTCCAAGTTCTAGACAAGAGATTTTACGGTTAGATATAAACAAAAGTGAGTACAATAGATATCGTTTGACAATATGGGCAGGTATTAAAAAATATGTAATTTCCAGTAATGAACTCGATATTTTTACTGTAACTCTTTTGGAACTTGACTGGCTAGCTCATGAACTCAGCGATTGGCTAGGCTTACCAATTACAAAAAAGTAA
- a CDS encoding ATP-binding protein, with protein sequence MVKLKISKKISTALINSLGAGVVPRVGVEYIAVGREKELKSLLQNLDDIAEGVAAFRFIIGNYGSGKSFLLQLIRNRAMEQGFVVADADLSPERRLAGSNNEGVATYRELMSHLATKTRPDGGALVSILEGWINKIQQEVVKETEMRPNDDGFDDQVESKIREVVQYIEDLVHGFDFGSVIIAYWRGYRLDDDNLKNAAMRWLRGEFTTKVEAKAALGVRVIIDDDSWYDYIKLFAKFVAEIGYKGLLILVDEAVHLYQISTTVTREKNYNRLLAMFNDTMQCKAEHLGIVVGGTTKFLEDPKRGLFADQAWQRRTKESRFVAQANVQEHLGPVIRLNPLSEAEILTLLQRLAEIHALNFGYEQTLTNRELKEFVKEIINRLGAEALLTPGEIVRDFMSVLNILHQNPGIAFAELIHGSKFKPTAMGKDADVDEDGAAEFSL encoded by the coding sequence ATGGTAAAGCTCAAAATCTCGAAGAAAATATCCACTGCTTTAATCAATTCCCTTGGTGCGGGGGTAGTACCAAGAGTGGGAGTTGAATATATAGCAGTAGGTCGAGAAAAAGAACTAAAAAGCCTATTACAAAATCTCGATGATATTGCAGAAGGTGTCGCAGCATTCCGCTTCATAATTGGTAACTACGGTTCCGGTAAAAGTTTTTTATTACAACTAATTCGCAACCGCGCGATGGAGCAAGGTTTTGTAGTAGCTGATGCTGATTTATCCCCAGAACGCCGATTAGCTGGAAGTAACAATGAAGGTGTAGCGACTTATCGAGAATTAATGAGCCACCTAGCTACAAAAACTCGTCCTGATGGTGGTGCTTTAGTCTCAATTTTAGAAGGATGGATTAATAAAATTCAACAAGAAGTGGTTAAAGAAACTGAAATGCGTCCCAATGATGATGGTTTTGATGACCAAGTTGAATCAAAAATTAGGGAAGTAGTTCAATATATTGAAGACTTAGTTCACGGTTTCGATTTTGGTAGCGTGATTATTGCTTATTGGCGTGGCTACCGATTGGATGATGATAATTTAAAAAATGCGGCGATGCGCTGGTTGCGGGGAGAATTTACTACTAAAGTTGAGGCGAAAGCAGCTTTAGGAGTGCGCGTTATTATTGATGATGATAGTTGGTATGACTATATAAAACTGTTTGCTAAATTTGTCGCTGAAATTGGTTATAAAGGGCTGTTAATTTTAGTTGATGAAGCCGTACATTTATATCAAATATCTACTACAGTGACGCGGGAAAAAAATTATAATCGACTCCTGGCAATGTTTAACGATACTATGCAGTGCAAAGCTGAACATCTTGGTATTGTCGTTGGTGGAACAACTAAATTTTTAGAAGACCCTAAACGAGGACTTTTTGCAGATCAAGCTTGGCAAAGACGCACAAAAGAAAGTCGTTTTGTTGCCCAAGCTAATGTTCAGGAACATTTAGGGCCAGTGATTCGGCTAAATCCGTTGAGTGAAGCAGAAATATTGACGCTTTTGCAACGTTTAGCTGAGATTCATGCACTCAATTTTGGGTATGAACAGACTTTGACAAATCGTGAGTTGAAGGAGTTTGTGAAAGAAATTATTAATCGCTTGGGTGCAGAAGCATTACTGACACCAGGGGAAATTGTGCGAGATTTTATGAGTGTGCTGAATATTCTTCACCAAAATCCAGGAATTGCGTTTGCTGAATTAATTCATGGCTCTAAATTTAAACCTACTGCTATGGGTAAAGATGCAGATGTGGATGAGGATGGCGCAGCCGAATTTAGTTTGTGA
- a CDS encoding type II toxin-antitoxin system PemK/MazF family toxin: MPGSNLTYRRGEIRWVNLDPTVGAEAKKIRACLIVQNDIMNQYGLLTIVIPFRPGSKQAPYVVNIKATLNNGLDQDRFIDVGQIRAVDHSRILGLVGVLESDYWELIHTALNVVLGFVV, translated from the coding sequence ATGCCAGGGAGTAATTTAACTTATCGGCGAGGAGAAATACGTTGGGTGAATCTCGATCCAACAGTGGGGGCTGAAGCAAAAAAAATCCGCGCTTGTTTGATTGTGCAAAATGACATCATGAATCAGTATGGATTACTGACAATCGTCATACCATTTCGCCCCGGAAGTAAACAAGCCCCCTATGTTGTCAATATAAAAGCAACACTAAATAATGGACTAGACCAAGACCGTTTTATTGATGTTGGGCAAATTCGTGCTGTTGATCATAGTCGTATTTTGGGTTTGGTTGGTGTACTAGAGTCAGACTACTGGGAACTTATTCATACAGCTTTAAATGTAGTTCTGGGATTTGTGGTTTAG
- a CDS encoding Tab2/Atab2 family RNA-binding protein, whose product MKIWQVDFYRSPSQDASGQVLWELLICDATRSFQYEATCLQSAANSNWVATQIELAAGEKLPDVIQVFRPQSLSLIEAAGRNLSINVEPTRHTLALKQWLQEKQYPSTLDKPPPTPLPENLWGEQWRFASLAASDVETRFSDRPIPILHIPEHLKPINLGLASTVPVPGVVIYGGRQSMRLARWLQQARAVSLNYISGAPDGLILEASLVDRWIVATFEDPEVTTAAQAFEQRKKHCRGLHFLLVQPDDSGITYSGFWLLQTEN is encoded by the coding sequence ATGAAAATTTGGCAGGTTGATTTTTATCGTAGTCCCTCACAAGATGCATCTGGACAAGTTTTATGGGAGTTGTTGATTTGTGACGCAACTCGCAGCTTTCAATATGAAGCCACCTGTCTCCAGTCAGCAGCAAATTCTAATTGGGTTGCGACTCAAATTGAGCTAGCTGCTGGTGAAAAATTGCCAGATGTGATTCAGGTATTTCGCCCTCAGTCTCTAAGTTTAATTGAAGCGGCTGGACGCAACTTAAGTATTAATGTCGAACCTACTCGCCACACCTTGGCCTTAAAGCAGTGGTTACAAGAAAAGCAATATCCTTCAACCCTGGATAAACCACCCCCAACACCATTACCAGAAAACCTTTGGGGAGAACAATGGCGTTTTGCAAGTTTAGCTGCTAGTGATGTAGAAACGAGATTTAGCGATCGCCCTATTCCCATTTTGCACATCCCAGAACATCTCAAACCAATCAATTTAGGTTTAGCATCAACAGTCCCCGTTCCTGGTGTAGTAATTTATGGTGGACGGCAATCAATGCGCCTAGCAAGGTGGTTGCAGCAAGCCCGTGCCGTCAGCTTGAACTACATTTCTGGCGCACCAGATGGCTTAATATTAGAAGCTAGCTTGGTAGATAGGTGGATTGTTGCCACATTTGAAGATCCAGAAGTTACCACAGCAGCCCAAGCATTTGAACAACGCAAAAAGCATTGCCGAGGATTGCATTTTTTATTAGTTCAACCCGATGATTCTGGTATCACTTATAGCGGTTTTTGGTTATTGCAGACAGAAAATTGA